In a genomic window of Terriglobia bacterium:
- a CDS encoding M48 family metallopeptidase, with translation MLSFPRRFPLIATLILVVAAGCATKRIAQNPTTGRVQVLDAYNQYSPEQEVQVGKQAAAEAVKQLPLLQVGDPVSQYVNHLGQKLAAKAPGYKYPFEFHVVNQKEINAFALPGGPIFVNLGTVQSAHTEGELAGVMAHELSHVVLRHATSNASKEQVAQIPLAILGAVLGNGTGGQLARLGVSLGANGLFLKYSRDAEREADEMGAQMMYDAGYDPYDLVEFFSTLEKEGGNGGPQFLSDHPNPGNREKDVERVISKFPKKNYAREESRQFERIKALAAQMKPMSAQQVAEYQRAQQAKMQRAAEAEIRPSGSFRVANGGFFQMEYPTNWEVLGQSNSAMTIAPRAGVSDGAIAYGVVVGGFQPQGGSLDTATRSLVQALQQQNQNLQVQGARQISVNGRPAMSVAMLSPSPLTAGSGQPVVEQDTLVTIQRSDGAVVYAVFVAPQQDMPALNDTYTRMLQSLRVQ, from the coding sequence ATGTTGTCTTTTCCACGACGTTTTCCATTGATCGCAACTCTGATCCTTGTGGTTGCAGCGGGCTGCGCCACAAAGCGGATCGCGCAGAACCCAACCACCGGACGAGTACAAGTGCTGGACGCCTACAACCAGTACAGTCCTGAACAGGAGGTGCAGGTTGGAAAGCAGGCGGCCGCGGAGGCGGTCAAGCAGTTGCCGCTGCTGCAAGTGGGCGACCCCGTTTCGCAGTATGTGAATCACCTGGGGCAGAAACTGGCGGCCAAGGCGCCGGGATACAAGTACCCATTTGAATTTCACGTGGTGAACCAGAAGGAGATCAACGCGTTTGCGCTGCCGGGCGGGCCGATATTTGTGAATCTCGGGACAGTGCAGTCCGCTCATACGGAAGGTGAATTGGCGGGCGTAATGGCACACGAGCTTTCGCACGTTGTGCTGCGTCACGCCACGAGCAATGCGAGCAAAGAGCAGGTGGCGCAGATTCCGCTGGCGATCCTGGGCGCAGTGCTGGGAAACGGCACCGGCGGACAGTTGGCGAGGCTCGGAGTATCGCTGGGTGCGAATGGGCTGTTCCTGAAGTATTCCCGGGACGCGGAGCGCGAGGCGGATGAAATGGGCGCGCAGATGATGTACGACGCCGGGTACGACCCGTACGACCTGGTCGAGTTCTTCAGTACGCTGGAAAAGGAGGGCGGCAATGGCGGCCCGCAATTCCTGAGCGATCACCCGAACCCGGGAAATCGCGAAAAGGACGTCGAAAGGGTCATCTCGAAGTTCCCGAAGAAGAACTATGCGCGCGAAGAGTCGCGGCAGTTCGAGCGGATCAAGGCGCTGGCGGCGCAGATGAAACCGATGTCGGCGCAGCAGGTGGCGGAGTATCAGCGAGCGCAGCAGGCGAAAATGCAGCGGGCGGCCGAAGCGGAGATCCGGCCGAGCGGAAGCTTCAGGGTCGCGAATGGCGGCTTCTTCCAGATGGAATATCCGACGAACTGGGAGGTGCTGGGGCAATCGAATTCGGCGATGACGATTGCGCCTCGCGCGGGTGTATCAGACGGGGCAATCGCCTATGGCGTGGTGGTTGGCGGGTTCCAGCCGCAGGGCGGTTCGCTGGATACGGCTACCCGCAGCCTGGTGCAGGCCTTGCAGCAGCAGAACCAAAATCTGCAGGTACAGGGGGCACGGCAGATTTCGGTGAATGGGCGGCCCGCCATGAGTGTCGCGATGCTGAGTCCGTCGCCCCTTACTGCCGGCAGCGGGCAACCGGTTGTGGAGCAGGACACGCTGGTGACAATCCAGCGCTCGGACGGAGCCGTGGTGTACGCGGTATTCGTGGCGCCACAACAAGATATGCCTGCCCTGAACGATACCTATACACGAATGCTACAGAGCCTAAGGGTGCAGTGA
- a CDS encoding ABC transporter ATP-binding protein, whose product MFFHNLRPLFPYLRKYWRGYLVGAVSVLLTNIIWVQFPRVIQAVTNDLNDRHLHRTLVFYALLLIGIAVAKGIFQFLTRKVLIGISRDIEFDLRNDMFRHLESLSYDFYQQTRTGDIMARATNDLNAVRMLLGPAIMYSANTIVFTILALYYMIGISPKLTLWAFLPLPIASVVVQYFGKQIHERFERIQAMFSEITARVQENLSGARIIRAFAQEEAEIRGFERDNTEYINRSLKLVRLMGMLWPTLETMLGIAIAIALWVGGQEVLHGRIKVGAFTAYLMYMFQLTWPVIALGWVINIFQRGTASMGRIAQIMQVQPGIKDDPALMRFAAGQPIRGDIEFRNLTFAHPREAKPNGGDGLALSHEPGKPILKGINLRIMAGTSLAIVGPTGSGKSTLVQLIPRIYDAQPGMVLIDGRPIREYPLAWLRKNVGFVPQETFLFSDTIRENIAFGSENASDEDVRNAATIARIADEIEAFPDRYLTMVGERGLTLSGGQKQRTAIARAVIRDPKILVLDDALASVDTQTEDYILNHLREVMKGRTTIFISHRVSTVRNADKIAVLHDGQIVEYGTHDELIAMNGYYTDLHNKQLLEEELETV is encoded by the coding sequence ATGTTTTTCCATAATCTTCGGCCGCTATTCCCTTACCTGCGAAAGTATTGGCGCGGATATCTTGTCGGCGCAGTTTCGGTGTTGCTGACGAATATTATCTGGGTTCAGTTTCCGCGGGTGATCCAGGCGGTGACCAACGACCTGAACGATCGCCATCTGCACAGGACGCTGGTTTTCTATGCCTTGCTGCTGATAGGGATTGCGGTGGCGAAAGGCATTTTCCAGTTCCTTACGCGGAAGGTCCTGATCGGGATCTCGCGCGACATCGAGTTCGATTTGCGGAACGACATGTTCCGACATCTCGAATCGCTCTCCTACGACTTTTACCAGCAGACGCGAACCGGTGACATCATGGCGCGGGCGACGAACGACCTGAACGCCGTGCGCATGCTGCTAGGCCCGGCAATCATGTACTCGGCGAACACGATCGTGTTTACCATTCTGGCGCTGTACTACATGATCGGAATCAGCCCGAAGCTGACGCTGTGGGCGTTTTTGCCGCTGCCAATCGCAAGTGTCGTGGTGCAGTATTTCGGAAAGCAAATTCACGAACGGTTCGAGCGGATCCAGGCGATGTTCTCGGAAATCACTGCCCGGGTTCAGGAGAACCTTTCGGGGGCGCGCATTATTCGGGCGTTTGCGCAGGAAGAAGCGGAGATTAGGGGCTTCGAGCGCGACAATACCGAGTACATCAATCGCAGCCTCAAGCTGGTGCGATTGATGGGTATGCTGTGGCCGACACTGGAAACGATGCTCGGCATTGCAATCGCAATTGCGCTGTGGGTCGGTGGACAGGAAGTGCTGCATGGGAGGATCAAGGTAGGCGCTTTCACGGCGTACCTGATGTATATGTTCCAGTTGACGTGGCCGGTGATCGCGCTGGGCTGGGTGATCAATATCTTCCAGCGTGGGACAGCGTCGATGGGGCGCATTGCGCAGATTATGCAGGTGCAGCCGGGGATCAAGGATGACCCGGCGCTCATGCGGTTTGCGGCTGGGCAACCGATTCGCGGTGATATCGAGTTTCGAAACCTGACGTTCGCGCATCCGCGCGAGGCGAAGCCGAATGGCGGGGACGGGCTGGCTCTAAGTCATGAGCCGGGCAAGCCAATACTGAAAGGGATCAACCTGCGAATTATGGCTGGGACGAGCCTCGCGATCGTGGGACCGACGGGATCTGGGAAGTCGACGCTGGTGCAGTTAATTCCGCGAATCTATGACGCGCAGCCGGGAATGGTGCTGATCGACGGGCGCCCGATCCGGGAGTATCCGCTGGCGTGGCTACGGAAGAATGTTGGATTCGTACCGCAGGAGACGTTTCTATTCAGCGATACCATCCGGGAGAACATTGCGTTCGGAAGTGAGAATGCGAGTGATGAAGACGTCAGAAATGCGGCCACAATCGCGCGGATTGCGGACGAGATCGAAGCTTTTCCGGACCGCTATTTGACAATGGTGGGCGAGCGAGGGTTGACCCTGAGCGGAGGCCAGAAACAGCGCACCGCGATTGCGCGGGCGGTGATTCGCGACCCAAAGATCCTTGTGCTCGACGACGCCCTGGCTAGCGTCGATACCCAGACCGAAGACTACATCCTCAATCATCTGCGCGAAGTGATGAAGGGGCGAACGACCATATTCATTTCGCACCGCGTTTCAACGGTACGCAACGCCGATAAGATCGCCGTGCTGCACGATGGGCAGATTGTGGAATACGGAACGCACGACGAACTAATCGCAATGAATGGGTACTATACCGATCTGCATAACAAGCAGCTCCTGGAAGAAGAGTTGGAGACGGTGTGA
- a CDS encoding LptF/LptG family permease produces the protein MRIFTRYILGEVISHGLIGASLFTFVIFMRDLGKLLELVVRNSAPLPSVAEIFFFTLPMALTITLPMGVLVGILIGLSRLAADSEVTAIRASGQGSWMFLRVIAIFAIVTWALAMANSVWIAPMSAAGLGRLQDKLKTSQASFEIQPRVFYEDFKNYVLYVEDAKTAPKAALWKGVFLADISAQGSPKVTVAQQGVVVPEGQDRIRLHLTNGSQQENPRGQPDQFSISTFKETDISIPLPKSDNGNKKELVPVAQMSTRELLWRANHPDVNAEPNRPGVKANDPKALARWYEVEFHRRLALPTSCLVLALVGIPLGLSSRKGGKATGFVLTILLVFAYYLISLFGISLGRSGKMDPAIAVWMANIVFFVAGVFLMWRADKHPIEIGSIGLAFQRLKGRFAKGEALPEAVSTDEVSAFDRAISRKRFFSAKFPLIFDDLILRDFFLYVGMIVMTFLLLVLLFTYFELLSDIVRNKVPVLMQIEYLINVTPSLLYQILPLCVLLAVLVTFGLMQKSNEITAMKATGVSVYRIIFPILVIAAVLSAGLFFFDQLYIPTANTRQETLRNEIKGKPAQTYLRPDRKWIFGQQNTIYYYEFYDPDQNRFANISIFQFDPKTFQMTRRIYAARAHWEPTLQKWVFEDGWARTFNGSAIEDYRTFDVATFPKEATERPEYFKKEVKQSQEMNYQELAKYIKDLQQSGFDVVRLKVQLNMKLAYPVITFVMALLAVPFALSTGRRGALTSVAVAIGIAITYFVASGLFEAMGNANQLPAAMAAWAPDVIFGLGGGYLVLKVRT, from the coding sequence TTGCGGATTTTCACGCGGTACATTCTCGGCGAAGTGATCTCCCACGGATTGATTGGGGCTTCCCTGTTCACGTTTGTGATTTTCATGCGTGATTTGGGGAAGCTGCTCGAACTCGTGGTGCGCAACAGCGCACCACTGCCGAGTGTCGCCGAGATTTTCTTCTTCACATTACCGATGGCGTTGACGATCACGCTGCCGATGGGAGTGCTGGTCGGCATCCTGATTGGGCTGAGCCGGCTGGCGGCGGACAGCGAAGTCACGGCGATCAGGGCGAGCGGGCAGGGATCGTGGATGTTCCTGCGCGTGATTGCGATCTTCGCGATAGTGACTTGGGCGCTGGCGATGGCGAACAGCGTCTGGATCGCGCCGATGTCGGCGGCCGGGCTGGGACGGTTGCAGGATAAGTTGAAGACGTCGCAGGCCTCGTTTGAGATTCAGCCGCGAGTTTTCTACGAAGATTTCAAGAACTACGTTCTGTACGTGGAGGACGCGAAGACTGCTCCGAAGGCGGCGCTGTGGAAAGGTGTGTTCCTGGCGGATATCAGCGCACAGGGGTCACCGAAGGTAACGGTGGCACAGCAGGGCGTGGTGGTGCCCGAGGGTCAGGACAGGATTCGTCTGCACCTGACGAATGGGTCGCAGCAGGAGAATCCGAGGGGGCAGCCGGACCAGTTCTCGATTTCGACGTTCAAGGAAACGGATATATCGATTCCGCTGCCGAAGTCGGATAACGGCAATAAGAAAGAGCTGGTTCCCGTCGCACAGATGAGCACGCGCGAGTTGTTGTGGCGCGCGAATCATCCCGACGTGAATGCAGAGCCAAACAGGCCGGGAGTGAAGGCTAACGATCCGAAGGCGCTGGCGCGCTGGTACGAGGTGGAGTTCCACCGGCGGTTGGCGCTGCCGACGTCGTGCCTGGTGCTGGCGCTGGTCGGGATTCCGCTGGGGCTGTCATCACGCAAAGGCGGCAAGGCGACGGGGTTCGTGCTGACCATCCTGCTGGTCTTTGCTTATTACCTGATTTCGCTGTTCGGGATTTCGTTGGGACGGTCGGGGAAGATGGACCCGGCGATAGCGGTCTGGATGGCAAATATCGTCTTCTTCGTGGCCGGAGTGTTTCTGATGTGGCGTGCGGACAAACATCCGATCGAGATTGGGTCGATTGGTTTGGCCTTTCAGAGATTGAAAGGGCGGTTCGCGAAAGGCGAGGCGCTGCCGGAGGCGGTTTCGACGGACGAGGTCAGCGCCTTTGACCGGGCGATCAGCCGAAAGAGATTTTTCAGTGCGAAGTTCCCGCTCATTTTCGATGATTTGATTCTGCGGGATTTCTTCCTTTACGTGGGAATGATCGTGATGACGTTCCTGCTCCTGGTGCTGCTGTTCACGTATTTCGAGCTGCTGAGCGATATCGTGCGGAATAAGGTCCCTGTTCTGATGCAGATCGAGTACCTGATCAACGTGACGCCGTCGCTGCTGTACCAGATACTGCCGCTTTGCGTGCTGCTGGCGGTGCTGGTTACGTTCGGCCTGATGCAGAAATCGAACGAGATCACAGCGATGAAGGCGACGGGGGTAAGCGTCTACCGGATCATCTTCCCGATCCTTGTGATTGCGGCGGTGCTGTCGGCGGGATTGTTCTTCTTCGATCAACTTTATATTCCGACGGCAAACACACGGCAGGAGACGTTGCGTAACGAGATCAAGGGCAAGCCAGCACAGACGTATTTAAGGCCGGACAGGAAGTGGATTTTCGGGCAGCAGAACACGATTTACTACTACGAGTTCTACGACCCGGATCAGAACCGGTTCGCGAATATCTCGATCTTCCAGTTCGATCCGAAGACGTTCCAGATGACCAGGCGGATCTACGCCGCACGCGCACACTGGGAGCCGACATTGCAGAAGTGGGTGTTCGAAGATGGATGGGCCCGGACTTTCAATGGTTCGGCCATCGAGGACTACCGGACCTTCGACGTGGCGACTTTCCCGAAAGAGGCGACTGAGCGGCCCGAGTACTTCAAGAAAGAAGTGAAGCAGTCGCAGGAGATGAACTACCAGGAGTTGGCGAAGTACATCAAGGACCTGCAACAAAGCGGATTCGATGTTGTCCGGCTAAAAGTGCAACTCAATATGAAGCTCGCGTACCCGGTGATCACCTTCGTGATGGCGCTGCTGGCGGTTCCGTTCGCGCTATCGACGGGAAGACGGGGGGCGCTGACGAGTGTGGCGGTGGCAATTGGGATCGCGATCACCTATTTCGTCGCGTCGGGGCTTTTTGAAGCCATGGGAAATGCGAACCAGTTGCCGGCGGCGATGGCGGCCTGGGCGCCGGATGTTATTTTTGGGTTGGGGGGAGGGTATCTTGTGTTGAAGGTGAGAACTTAG
- a CDS encoding glycoside hydrolase family 57 protein, with protein MSTGIVRVVLLWHMHQPYYKNLVTGEIRLPWVRLHASKDYYGMVKLLDEFPQVHQNFNLVPSLVTQLQDYISGNFRAPFYDAASKPAAQLSPDEKRFILGYFFQANPTHLIGRYPRYRDLYERFKGVGEDPARAESLFTTRDYTDLQVLSQLAWIDEYWLAQPDVQELIAKREGYSTQDQQFVLRKQQEILRAVIPAYRDAAAKGSVELSPTPYYHPILPLVCDTNIGAVSSSALALPQNRFQRPEDANEQIRRAVDFHEKTFGLRPKGMWPSEGSVSEEVLGLAAKNGLNWLATDEGVLGRSLDYLFTRDGDGRLSADSADRLYRIYRYEKSDTRIHLLFRDHRISDLIGFVYANMSARDAASHLLQTIRQSAEPVVKKGSDAVVPIILDGENAWENFPNNGRDFLRFFYEGLTKDPGVQACTISEAIALANPKQIGPLKSLVPGSWINANFNVWIGTKEDNRSWDYLDAARTFYEEHAPEVPEAKRKLAYEELLIAEGSDWNWWYGPEHHSANDRDFDELYRSHLSNVYQLLGAEAPDYLAQPIAAPAVRPTTTPQTAYISPRINGRVDSYFDWMGSAMYAADRRTSSMHGKQFVLDTIFAGVNDSVLNVRADFTQPLEPGDCELRAHVEVCCGDANAHSPTNSHAAGKHIFRLDAHILDGKLQSWSLLEENGAERLRAQDDGLTAGLEVALQKIFEARIPFTLLGVTPGDELRLRVSVWRDRLPIDALPLEGSVILSVVPEEDLVANSYAVSR; from the coding sequence ATGTCTACTGGAATCGTCCGCGTCGTCCTTCTCTGGCACATGCACCAGCCCTACTACAAGAACCTGGTCACCGGGGAGATCCGTCTGCCTTGGGTTCGGCTTCATGCCAGCAAGGACTACTACGGGATGGTGAAGCTGCTCGACGAATTCCCGCAGGTTCACCAGAACTTCAACCTGGTCCCTTCACTCGTCACGCAACTCCAGGACTACATCTCCGGCAACTTCCGCGCACCGTTCTATGACGCTGCCTCCAAGCCCGCAGCTCAGCTCTCACCCGACGAAAAGCGCTTTATCCTCGGCTACTTCTTCCAGGCGAACCCGACCCACCTTATCGGCCGCTACCCGCGCTACCGGGATCTTTACGAGCGCTTCAAGGGCGTTGGAGAAGACCCCGCGCGCGCCGAATCCCTCTTCACCACCCGCGACTACACCGACCTGCAGGTGCTGTCGCAACTTGCCTGGATCGACGAATATTGGCTTGCCCAACCCGACGTCCAGGAACTGATTGCCAAGCGCGAGGGCTACTCGACACAGGACCAGCAGTTTGTACTGCGCAAGCAGCAGGAAATCCTCCGCGCCGTCATTCCCGCCTACCGCGACGCCGCTGCGAAGGGCTCCGTCGAACTCTCGCCCACTCCGTACTATCACCCGATCCTGCCGCTGGTCTGCGACACCAATATCGGCGCCGTTTCGTCTTCGGCGCTTGCGCTCCCGCAGAACCGCTTCCAGCGTCCCGAAGACGCCAACGAGCAGATCCGCCGCGCCGTCGACTTCCACGAAAAGACCTTTGGCCTTCGCCCGAAGGGCATGTGGCCGTCCGAGGGCAGCGTCTCCGAAGAGGTCCTCGGCTTAGCGGCGAAGAACGGCCTCAACTGGCTCGCTACCGACGAAGGTGTTCTAGGCCGCTCGCTCGATTACCTGTTTACTCGCGACGGCGATGGCCGCCTCTCCGCCGACAGCGCCGATCGCCTCTACCGCATCTATCGCTACGAGAAGTCCGACACGCGCATCCACCTCCTCTTCCGGGATCACCGCATCTCCGACCTCATCGGCTTCGTCTACGCCAACATGTCCGCGCGCGACGCAGCCTCGCACCTGCTCCAGACCATCAGGCAATCCGCCGAACCGGTCGTGAAGAAGGGAAGCGATGCCGTTGTGCCAATCATCCTCGACGGCGAGAACGCATGGGAGAACTTCCCCAACAACGGCCGCGACTTCCTCCGCTTCTTCTACGAGGGACTGACGAAGGATCCCGGCGTCCAGGCTTGTACCATCTCGGAAGCGATTGCGCTCGCCAACCCGAAACAGATCGGGCCTCTCAAGTCGCTGGTTCCCGGATCGTGGATCAACGCAAACTTCAATGTCTGGATCGGTACGAAGGAAGACAATCGCTCGTGGGATTACCTGGACGCGGCGCGCACTTTTTACGAGGAGCACGCCCCCGAGGTCCCCGAAGCCAAGCGCAAGCTCGCCTACGAAGAACTTTTGATCGCCGAAGGCAGCGACTGGAACTGGTGGTACGGTCCCGAACATCACTCCGCCAACGACCGCGACTTCGACGAGCTGTACCGCTCGCACCTCTCCAACGTGTACCAGCTTCTCGGCGCCGAAGCTCCCGACTACCTTGCACAGCCCATCGCCGCGCCAGCCGTCCGTCCCACAACCACGCCGCAAACCGCCTACATCTCGCCGCGCATCAACGGCCGCGTCGACAGCTACTTCGACTGGATGGGCTCCGCCATGTACGCCGCCGATCGCCGCACCAGTTCCATGCACGGCAAGCAGTTCGTCCTCGACACCATCTTCGCCGGCGTCAACGACTCCGTGCTCAACGTGCGCGCCGACTTCACCCAACCGCTCGAACCCGGTGACTGCGAACTCCGCGCGCACGTCGAAGTCTGTTGCGGCGACGCTAACGCGCATTCGCCGACCAACTCGCATGCGGCAGGGAAGCACATCTTCCGCCTCGACGCCCACATCCTCGACGGCAAACTCCAGTCCTGGTCGCTGCTGGAAGAGAACGGCGCCGAGCGCCTGCGCGCCCAGGACGATGGCCTCACCGCCGGCCTCGAAGTCGCACTGCAGAAAATCTTCGAGGCGCGAATCCCGTTCACTCTCCTCGGCGTCACCCCCGGCGACGAACTCCGCCTCCGCGTAAGCGTCTGGCGCGACCGCCTCCCGATCGACGCGCTGCCGCTCGAAGGCAGCGTCATCCTCAGCGTCGTGCCGGAAGAAGACCTGGTGGCGAACTCGTATGCGGTAAGCAGGTAA